A stretch of the Acidilobus sp. 7A genome encodes the following:
- a CDS encoding ABC transporter permease codes for MSRRLPRPRRAAGPRGVWGPLLGSLVREKFFMGGLIIILAVALMGLLAPYVAPSKNFLATVGPPNQPPSLKYPLGTTGFGQDVLSQLLFGTRNTLFVATVAALIASLIGLALGIIGGFLGGAVDAVFNFLTNTFLVIPTFTMLLLVATIVKHPSLQLEAIIIGAFGWPWGARAYRSFALSMRNRDYVTVARLNGMSGLNIALTEVLPQMLPYIAIMLVMTLNGSLMADVGLDAIGLGPGNTITLGLMLNYAWGWGALVYNWWWWWLPPVIVIILVATSLTAVAMGMDRVFNPRLRGT; via the coding sequence TTGAGCAGGAGGCTCCCGAGGCCGCGGAGGGCGGCGGGCCCGCGGGGAGTTTGGGGTCCCCTGCTGGGCTCGCTTGTCAGGGAGAAGTTTTTCATGGGAGGGCTTATCATCATCCTGGCCGTAGCCCTCATGGGCCTGTTGGCCCCTTACGTCGCCCCCTCGAAGAACTTCCTCGCCACGGTTGGGCCGCCTAACCAGCCCCCCTCGTTGAAGTACCCGCTGGGGACGACGGGCTTCGGCCAGGACGTCCTGTCCCAGCTCCTCTTCGGGACCCGCAATACACTGTTCGTGGCTACTGTAGCAGCGCTGATAGCGAGCCTCATAGGGCTGGCCCTCGGCATCATAGGGGGCTTCCTAGGGGGAGCTGTTGACGCCGTCTTTAACTTCCTCACCAACACGTTCCTGGTCATACCGACATTCACGATGCTCCTGCTGGTAGCGACCATAGTGAAGCACCCGAGCCTTCAGCTTGAGGCCATAATAATAGGGGCCTTCGGCTGGCCATGGGGCGCCAGGGCGTACAGGAGCTTCGCCCTGAGCATGAGGAACAGGGACTACGTAACCGTCGCCAGGCTCAACGGCATGAGCGGGCTCAACATAGCCCTGACGGAGGTCCTGCCCCAGATGCTCCCCTATATAGCTATAATGCTTGTCATGACCCTCAACGGGTCCCTCATGGCCGACGTGGGGCTCGACGCCATAGGTCTGGGCCCTGGGAACACCATAACCCTCGGCCTCATGCTGAACTACGCGTGGGGCTGGGGGGCACTTGTCTACAACTGGTGGTGGTGGTGGCTGCCGCCTGTCATAGTTATCATACTCGTAGCCACGTCCCTCACGGCAGTGGCCATGGGCATGGACAGGGTGTTCAACCCGAGGCTGAGGGGGACATGA
- a CDS encoding ABC transporter permease, producing the protein MASLSPFVKHALYKALYYVLTWFVAVSFAWFIPRLLPYNAVEITVASMERSLTAGGSMISPQEYKEMVSYLEGLFGANEPLWLQYVNFWKNLFHGNLGPSIAFFPATVNQVIARSLPYDLILIIPSTVVAWVIGNIIGAQVGYRKTGTLTDRASMVAFVALNNIPFFVLGLILIMVFAVELHWVPATGYTYSAIPRLSWTYIKIFLKHWIMPFLSVTLVSLGGWVLGMRQLIINEKNSDYMNYGEALGLRGSILARYAMKNAFLPQITGLALSLSTVVGGSYVLEFIFGYPGMGYIMGVAATENDYLTVAGVFVVIATVVLLANYIVDILYSVLDPRVRAAEVGA; encoded by the coding sequence ATGGCGTCCCTATCGCCGTTCGTGAAGCACGCCCTGTACAAGGCCCTTTACTATGTGCTCACCTGGTTCGTGGCAGTCTCCTTCGCCTGGTTCATACCGCGCCTGTTGCCCTATAACGCTGTCGAGATCACCGTGGCCAGCATGGAGAGGTCCTTAACGGCCGGCGGCTCCATGATCTCACCGCAGGAGTACAAGGAGATGGTGAGCTACCTCGAGGGGCTCTTCGGGGCCAACGAGCCCCTCTGGCTTCAGTACGTCAACTTCTGGAAGAACCTCTTTCACGGCAACTTAGGCCCCTCCATAGCGTTCTTCCCGGCCACGGTCAACCAGGTCATAGCCAGGTCTCTCCCCTACGACCTGATCCTCATAATACCGTCGACCGTGGTGGCCTGGGTTATAGGTAACATCATCGGGGCCCAGGTAGGCTACAGGAAGACCGGGACCCTCACTGACAGGGCCTCCATGGTGGCCTTCGTGGCCTTGAACAACATACCGTTCTTCGTCCTCGGCCTCATACTAATCATGGTCTTCGCGGTCGAACTCCACTGGGTCCCGGCCACCGGCTACACGTACTCGGCGATACCTAGGCTGAGCTGGACGTACATAAAGATATTCCTGAAGCACTGGATAATGCCGTTCCTCTCGGTCACGCTGGTCTCCCTGGGCGGCTGGGTCCTCGGCATGAGGCAGCTCATAATAAACGAGAAGAACAGCGACTACATGAACTACGGTGAGGCCCTCGGGCTGCGCGGCTCGATACTTGCGAGGTACGCCATGAAGAACGCCTTCCTGCCCCAGATAACGGGCCTCGCGCTCAGCCTGAGCACGGTGGTCGGCGGTTCCTACGTCCTAGAGTTCATATTTGGCTACCCCGGCATGGGCTACATAATGGGCGTGGCGGCCACGGAGAACGACTACTTAACGGTGGCAGGCGTGTTCGTGGTAATAGCGACCGTGGTGCTCCTCGCCAACTACATAGTTGACATCCTTTACAGCGTCCTGGATCCAAGGGTCAGGGCCGCTGAGGTAGGCGCGTGA
- a CDS encoding ABC transporter ATP-binding protein — translation MSREALYEVDRLTKVFSTGFFRTTRIYALNNVSFNVREGEILSIVGESGSGKSTLLKVLLKALKPTSGRVLYRGVPLERWDNRRYWKEVQAILQDPYSSFNPFYRVDRPLLMAAKTYMPEASEADRLKAVREAIEFVGLNPDEILDKYPHQLSGGQLQRVMIARALVIGPKVLLADEIVSMIDASLRVNILNLLYKLEKETGMSVLFVTHDLSLASYIADRILILYKGEVMEYGDVEAVYSRPFHPYTQLLMKSIPLVSKRWTGRITSTTIEFKTGYIRGCVFADRCPLATDLCRTTKPSLAQVEPDHYAACHYASKSAGLWKGIGS, via the coding sequence TTGAGCAGGGAGGCCCTCTATGAGGTTGACCGCCTGACCAAGGTCTTCAGCACGGGCTTCTTCAGGACCACCAGGATCTACGCCCTGAACAACGTCTCATTCAACGTCAGGGAGGGCGAGATACTTTCAATAGTTGGGGAGAGCGGCAGCGGGAAGAGCACGCTACTCAAGGTACTCCTCAAGGCCCTGAAGCCGACCTCTGGCAGGGTCCTCTACCGCGGGGTCCCGCTTGAGAGGTGGGACAACAGAAGGTACTGGAAGGAGGTCCAGGCCATCCTCCAGGACCCCTACTCTTCGTTCAACCCCTTCTACAGAGTCGACAGGCCGCTCCTGATGGCCGCGAAGACCTACATGCCCGAGGCCTCTGAGGCTGACAGGCTGAAGGCCGTGAGGGAGGCCATAGAGTTCGTTGGCCTTAACCCAGATGAGATCCTTGACAAGTACCCCCACCAGCTCAGCGGGGGCCAGCTACAGAGGGTCATGATAGCCAGGGCGCTTGTCATAGGGCCCAAGGTCCTCTTGGCCGACGAGATAGTCTCAATGATTGACGCCTCCCTCAGGGTAAACATCCTTAACCTGCTCTACAAGCTCGAGAAGGAGACCGGCATGTCGGTGCTCTTTGTGACCCATGACCTCAGCCTGGCCTCATACATAGCCGACAGGATACTCATACTTTACAAGGGGGAGGTCATGGAGTACGGCGACGTAGAGGCGGTCTACAGCAGGCCCTTCCACCCCTACACGCAGCTGCTCATGAAATCCATACCGCTGGTCTCAAAGAGGTGGACGGGCCGCATAACGAGCACCACGATAGAGTTCAAGACTGGCTACATAAGGGGCTGCGTCTTCGCCGACAGGTGCCCGCTGGCCACCGACCTCTGCAGGACCACTAAGCCGAGCCTGGCCCAGGTGGAGCCTGACCACTACGCGGCCTGCCACTACGCCTCCAAGAGCGCCGGGCTGTGGAAGGGGATAGGATCTTGA
- a CDS encoding ABC transporter ATP-binding protein, with translation MKLLDVKDLRAYYFTPQGPVRAVDGISFDLEEGQVLGIVGESGSGKSTLGSVLANVIRPPLRLVSGQVLYRGSNIYSMDPEKLRQLRARGISIIPQYAMNALNPTSRVRDVIRDLLLSHEASSDELNYRLKLARERALQLGLPPWALDRYSIELSGGMRQRVTILISTLLDPEVLIADEPTSALDVVVQRLVIQYLKDLLDSGAVKSMIFITHDISLVNEVATDLLVMYGGQAVEYGPVDEVLGNPKHPYTQSLMVSIPEPGVRIAKRPLTGLKGEPPSLLSPPSGCRFHPRCPLAMPICSSEEPPMVSVGGRHLVKCLLYRGERG, from the coding sequence ATGAAGCTGCTTGATGTGAAGGACCTGAGGGCCTACTACTTCACGCCCCAGGGCCCAGTGAGGGCAGTTGACGGCATTTCCTTTGACCTGGAGGAGGGACAGGTTCTGGGCATAGTTGGGGAGAGCGGCAGCGGGAAGAGCACGCTGGGCAGCGTGCTGGCGAACGTCATAAGGCCTCCGCTCAGGCTGGTCTCGGGCCAGGTCCTCTACAGGGGCTCCAACATCTACTCAATGGACCCCGAGAAGCTGAGGCAGCTGAGGGCAAGAGGGATATCAATAATACCCCAGTACGCCATGAACGCCCTCAACCCCACGAGCAGGGTGAGGGACGTAATAAGGGACCTCCTCCTGTCCCATGAAGCGTCCTCCGACGAGCTCAACTACAGGCTGAAGCTGGCCAGGGAGAGGGCCCTACAGCTGGGCCTGCCGCCCTGGGCCCTTGACAGGTACTCAATAGAGCTGAGCGGGGGCATGAGACAGAGGGTCACCATACTGATAAGCACCCTCCTGGACCCTGAGGTCCTGATAGCTGATGAGCCCACGAGCGCCCTCGACGTGGTGGTCCAGAGGCTCGTCATACAGTACCTCAAGGACCTGCTGGACAGCGGCGCTGTGAAGTCAATGATATTTATAACTCACGACATATCCCTCGTCAACGAGGTGGCCACTGACCTCCTGGTGATGTACGGGGGGCAAGCAGTAGAGTATGGGCCTGTGGACGAGGTCCTGGGGAACCCCAAGCACCCCTACACCCAGAGCCTTATGGTCAGCATACCCGAGCCTGGAGTCAGGATAGCCAAGAGGCCCCTGACAGGCCTGAAGGGGGAGCCACCGTCCCTCCTGAGCCCGCCCAGCGGCTGCAGGTTCCACCCGAGGTGCCCATTAGCTATGCCAATATGCTCGAGTGAGGAGCCCCCGATGGTAAGCGTTGGGGGCAGGCACCTAGTAAAGTGCTTGCTCTACAGGGGTGAGAGGGGTTGA